A region from the Chelmon rostratus isolate fCheRos1 chromosome 6, fCheRos1.pri, whole genome shotgun sequence genome encodes:
- the tsg101a gene encoding tumor susceptibility 101a: protein MAVVNEGALKKMLKQYKYRDLTVREITNVISQYKDLKPLMDAYVFNDGSTRDLMSLTGTVPVSYRGNVYNIPVCLWLLDTYPYNPPICFVKPTSAMMIKTGKHIDANGKIYLPYLHEWKHPQSDLYGLIQVMIVVFGEEPPVFSRPTTQAPYQAFQAAGPPNPSYMPGMPAVSSYGPNPNPGGYPGYQYPSGNSYPATAGPAHYPTQTPVSTVGPGRDGTIGEDTIRASLISAVSDKLRWRMKEEMDRAQAELDALKRTEEDLKKGHQKLEEMVSRLDQEVTEVDRNIDLLKRKDEELSEALEKMENQSENNDIDDVIVPTAPLYKQILNLYAEENAIEDTIFYLGEALRRGVIDLEVFLKHVRLLSRKQFQLRALMQKARKTAGLSDLY from the exons ATGGCAGTTGTCAACGAAGGTGCCCTGAAGAAAATGCTGAAG CAATATAAATACAGAGATCTGACTGTTCGTGAGATAACCAATGTCATCTCCCAATACAAGGACTTGAAGCCGCTTATGGATGCTTATG tgtttaatgATGGATCAACAAGAGACCTGATGAGCTTGACAGGAACAGTCCCAGTGAGCTACAGAG gcAATGTCTACAACATCccagtgtgtctgtggttgCTGGACACATATCCTTACAACCCTCCCATATGTTTTGTCAAACCTACCAGTGCCATGATGATTAAAACTGGCAAGCACATTGATGCCAACGGCAAGATCTACCTACCTTATCTACATGAGTGGAAGCAT CCTCAGTCAGACCTGTATGGTCTGATTCAGGTCATGATTGTAGTGTTTGGAGAGGAGCCTCCTGTGTTTTCTCGCCCCACCACACAAGCTCCCTACCAAGCCTTCCAAGCAGCTGGACCACCCAACC CATCCTACATGCCTGGCATGCCAGCGGTCTCATCCTATGGCCCAAACCCAAACCCAGG AGGCTACCCAGGATACCAGTACCCATCTGGTAACTCCTACCCAGCCACTGCTGGACCTGCACACTACCCCACCCAGACTCCAGTTTCCACAGTGG GCCCGGGCAGAGATGGCACCATTGGCGAGGACACCATCCGCGCATCTCTGATTTCAGCTGTGAGTGACAAGCTTcgctggaggatgaaggaggagatggaTAGAGCTCAGGCAGAACTGGATGCCCTGAAGCGAACAGAAGAGGACCTGAAGAAAGGACATCAGAAACTGGAGGAGATGGTTTCAAGACTGGACCAGGAAGTG ACTGAGGTGGACAGGAATATCGATCTGCTGAAGAGAAAGGATGAAGAGCTGAGTGAGGCATTGGAGAAGATGGAGAACCAATCAGAGAACAATGACATTGATGACGTCATTGTGCCCACAGCTCCGCTGTACAAACAGATCCTGAACCTGTATGCTGAAGAAAATGCAATTGAGGACACTATCTTCTACCTGGGAGAGGCCTTGCGCAGGGGCGTCATAGACCTGGAGGTTTTTCTCAAG CATGTACGCCTTCTGTCCAGGAAGCAGTTTCAGCTTCGTGCCCTCATGCAGAAAGCCCGCAAGACTGCCGGCCTTAGTGACCTCTACTGA
- the zgc:123278 gene encoding tumor susceptibility gene 101 protein, translating to MSYRGDRIKRMLPKTYLRKHVAHEINVVLTHFTDLVPMMKKYVYNNGTTKDLMSLSGTIPVIFKDMNYNIPVCLWIEESYPQTAPICYVTPIHGMVILRGKYISSGGEVTLPYLEEWNTSQCDLVSLLQVMIATFGDFPPVCMQLHPEPEQSSCGQQFHRQAEVLSNMDESLYVYLARDDGQPFQQEYETNC from the exons ATGTCATACCGTGGAGACAGGATTAAGAGAATGCTTCCGAAG ACATATCTTCGCAAACATGTGGCCCATGAAATAAACGTCGTACTGACTCACTTCACAGACCTTGTGCCCATGATGAAAAAATATG TTTACAACAATGGAACCACAAAGGACTTGATGAGTCTGAGTGGAACCATTCCTGTCATTTTTAAAG ACATGAACTACAACATCCCGGTGTGCCTGTGGATTGAGGAAAGCTACCCCCAAACTGCTCCCATCTGCTACGTCACACCCATTCATGGGATGGTGATCCTCAGAGGAAAGTACATCTCCAGCGGTGGTGAAGTCACTCTGCCTTACCTGGAGGAGTGGAACACT AGCCAATGTGACCTCGTGAGCCTACTGCAGGTGATGATTGCCACGTTTGGAGACTTCCCTCCTGTGTGCATGCAGCTTCACCCAGAGCCCGAACAAAGCTCTT GTGGGCAGCAGTTCCACAGACAAGCAGAGGTGCTTTCAAACATGGATGAAAGTTTATATGTGTATTTAGCCAGAGACGACGGTCAACCTTTCCAGCAAGAATATGAAACCAACTGTTAG
- the LOC121607406 gene encoding GTPase HRas translates to MTEYKLVVVGAGGVGKSALTIQLIQNHFVDEYDPTIEDSYRKQVVIDGETCLLDILDTAGQEEYSAMRDQYMRTGEGFLCVFAINNTKSFEDIHQYREQIKRVKDSDDVPMVLVGNKCDLPARTVDTRQAQELARSYGIPYIETSAKTRQGVEDAFYTLVREIRQHKLRKLNPPDESGQDCMSCRCVVS, encoded by the exons ATGACGGAGTACaagctggtggtggtgggagcTGGAGGCGTGGGCAAGAGTGCACTCACCATCCAGCTCATCCAGAACCACTTTGTGGATGAATATGACCCCACCATAGAG GACTCATACAGGAAACAGGTTGTGATTGACGGGGAGACCTGCCTGCTGGACATCCTGGACACTGCAGGTCAGGAGGAGTACAGCGCCATGAGGGATCAGTACATGAGGACAGGGGAGggtttcctctgtgtcttcGCCATCAACAACACAAAGTCTTTTGAGGACATTCACcagtacag AGAACAGATTAAACGAGTGAAGGACTCAGACGATGTTCCCATGGTGCTTGTGGGAAACAAATGTGACCTCCCGGCACGCACTGTGGACACAAGGCAAGCCCAGGAACTCGCCCGCTCCTACGGAATCCCTTATATTGAGACCTCTGCCAAGACACGACAG ggaGTAGAGGACGCCTTCTACACACTGGTTAGGGAGATCAGGCAGCATAAGCTGAGGAAGCTGAACCCACCTGATGAGAGCGGTCAGGACTGTATGAGCTGTCGCTGTGTGGTATCGTGA